The sequence CAGACCAGGAGAGGAGAATGAAAAATCCCTGAGAAGGAAGACAGTtctctggggagagggaggagggacagCTCCAGAGGAGACAGGCCACCCTGGAGTCTTGCCCTCTCCCACAGCCCCATTAACTGGTGCGGTGGGAGGCCCCATGCAGGCTTCTGTGAGCCTCGCGGCCACCACACACACAGGGGCGGCCTCCAGGAGGTCTGCCGAAGCCTCACAGTTGGGCTGGGTGATGACACCTTCATCtccccccccaccctgcccccaatCCCCTTTGGTTATTTACAGAGGATTCTCTAATCTATTCAAGGCCGAGGGGTCCGAGAGCTTCCACTTCTGGCAGGGCACTCAGCCCTCCTGGTGATGTGTTTAGGGCTGGGCGTAGTGGGAAGTATTGTGGGCTGACGGGAGTTGGGAGGCTGTGGCCCACATGACAGGACTCCAGGTCAGCTGCTCCTGACCCTGAGGCCACACCTCATGGCAGTGGCTGTGCCATCTGACTTGTGGTGGCTCTTCGAGCATGTACCTGGGCAGTAGCCCCAAGGGCAGGCCGTCTGGCTGGCTGGCCGGCCCTGGCCCACCATCTGTGCTGCTGAGATAGTCAACTCATGCTTTTCCAAGTCTTTCTTGAGTGCCTGGGATTCCAAGTGGGACAAAAGGTGCCAGAATCTCAAACAAGGTTCCTGGGACGCCAGCTGCCTTTTCCCATGTGACTGGGCTGCCTGAGAGCATGGGGTCTGTGCAGAAGGCTTGGAGGGTTCTGGGGGGCCTGGGCCAGGGTTTCACGGAATGAGAGCCCCAGGTAGGCCAGATAGCTGTAAGGGCTGCTGCTGGAGGGAAGAGTTGACCTGTGTTGGGATTGGGGGGTGGAGGCCACAGCTAAGAGGAAAGGAGATGACGACTACCCCAGGCTCCTTGCACCCGGCTATGGCTGTTCCTCCTGAGGGCCACCTGCCTCTGTCCGGGTGCCGTCTTCAGCCCCCTACTGCATATAGATAACATGGGATGTCCTCACAGCCGTGCCAAGACTCCCTGTGTGCTGCTCTGGGCtcatcttccctccctcccacagccCTGGGTGCCGCCTATGGCACAGCCAAGAGTGGTACCGGCATTGCGGCCATGTCTGTCATGCGGCCAGAGATGATCATGAAGTCCATCATCCCAGTGGTTATGGCTGGCATCATCGCCATCTACGGCCTAGTGGTGGCAGTCCTCATTGCCAACTCCCTGAATGAGGGCATCACCCTCTACAGGTGAGTGCTGGGTCTGAACCATACTGCACCCTGGGTCAGGCTGCCACATGGGCCTGGAGGACTGGGCAGGAGGGTGTTGGACAGGTGGACCCACTGGTTTAACCCAAGATGCTGTCTTCCCCTGGCTGGTAGGGAGGCTCCTCGTGTCAATGctgtctctcttcttttctccaggAGTTTTCTCCAGCTGGGTGCTGGCCTGAGTGTGGGCCTGAGTGGCCTGGCGGCTGGCTTTGCCATCGGCATCGTGGGGGACGCCGGCGTGCGTGGCACTGCCCAGCAGCCCCGATTATTTGTGGGCATGATCCTGATCCTCATCTTTGCCGAGGTTCTCGGCCTCTACGGTCTCATCGTCGCCCTCATCCTCTCCACAAAGTAGCCCCTCTCCGAACCCACCAGCCACAGAATATGATGTAAAGACCACCCCCTTCTCATTCCAGAATGAACAGCCTGACAAACACGCACGGGGCAGCTGCCCCCTCAGTAGTTGGTCTTGTAAATGCGCAGTGTCCTAGTGCCCATCGTCTGTTGCCCCTGCCTTACCCCCGCCTGCCCCGTGTTGTGGACATCTGGGCCTGCTCTCCACCCGTCCAGGCCCCTGACCAGTGAGGACCGGCCTTTGGCCGACCCCACCCATCTGCCCTAGAGTGCTCTGTGCACACGGATGAGTTagttgtcatttttctcttcactgatgtttatttataaaagatTGATCTGTTCATGCGTCCGTGGAGCAGCCCTGTCTCCTGCCCATATAGTAATCTTAGGTAGAGTGTTGCCTTGTGGGGCCCCGTTTGCTGAGATTCCCTGGACGAGCCACCTCCCTGCGGCCCGCTGCGGCCTGGAGGGCGCCGTGCCGGGCCTGCCCGGGCGGCGCTCAGCTGTGTCCAATAAAGTTCTCCGATGTGACTGGAAGCCCCTGTCTCCATGCTTGTGTGGGGCGGGCCGGGGCGCCGGAGGCTGGCAGCCGCGTCATCGGGTGCTGCCGCTGACGTGGGCCGCTGAGTCACGTGGGCACGGTGGTCACGTGGCGCGTCGCCTGGTCAGCTGAGGGTCACGTGGGCGCGGCGGCCCGGGCCGCGTTTGGGCGCCAGCGCTCGCGGCACCGCGCGGCTCACGATGCGCGGCGGGCAGGGTGCGGCGCGGGCGCCGGTGCTGCAGCTCACTAACTGCCGCCTGCTGCGGGCCGGGGCGCTGCTCAGGTGCGCGGCAGGCACGGGGTGCAGGGACCGTGTTAGAGCGTGGAGCTGGGAGTGTGCGGGGCAGCGTACGGAGGGCGGGGCTAGGGGCCTGTGGGGTGCGGGGACGCGTGCACGGACAGTGCACAGTGCGGGGCAGGGGGCTTCTGGGGTGCGGGTGCGCGTGCACCGGCCGTGCGGAGCCGGGGCCAGAGGTCCCAGCGCCTGCCGCTCTCTCGCAGGGAGGATCTGTGGGTGCGTGGGGGCCGCATCCTGGACCCGGAGAAGCTGTTCTTTGAGGAGCGGCGCGTGGCCGACGAGCAGCGGGACTGCGGGGGCCGCATCCTGGCGCCGGGCTTCATCGACGTGCAGATCAACGGTGCAGCCCCGGGCCGGGCAGGGGGACCCAGTCGAGGATCTCTGAGCACCGTGAGACCACCTCTTTTCTGCGACTGCAGGTGGATTTGGCATTGACTTCTCTCAGGCCACGGAGGACGTGGGTGCGGGGGTCGCCCTGGTGGCCCGGAGGATCTTGTCACACGGTGTCACCTCCTTCTGCCCCACTCTGGTCACTTCTCCACCGGAGGTTTATCACAAGGTGAGGTTGGGGTCCCGCCTCGAGAGGAGAGGACCCCAGGAGCAAGCCATCCCTTTAATTTTCAAATCTCATGCTCTTCTGTAACCGTGGCTTTCAGCTGAAATTTATTCCCAGTGGGTTGGGTGACAGTCCCACTTGCCAGCACACGCTTCCTAGCACCTGGATCTGGTCTCTCCTGCTGGCCTCCCTCGCCTGGCCTTGGGATCCCTCCCCGGGCTTTCTCTACATGAGTTGTCTCTCTGCCATGGCAGGTCTCCTGGCTGCCTCTGCAGCTGTCCGCGCATATGCTGTCTCAGCGCCTTCACCTGCCACAGGCCCTCCCCACCCTGACTCTGGCCGCCTCCAGGCTCCAGAAACTGCCTCTTTCACCAAGGTCACAGGGACTTTCTGATTGCCACAGCCATAGTCACTGATCAGGCTCTTCCTCCCTGACCCGTCTGTGGTATGTGACCACGCCTTCCAGAAAGAGACACTGCCCTGCGGTCCTGGGCGGCCCTTGCCTGTTTCCCCCACCCTTCCACTTTCCTTCCTACCCGGAAGGAATTCAGTTGTTACTGGTCTGGTTGTTCCTTAGAATCGTTACTTTTTATGCAAGTTCTCCAGTTTTAACTCTTTGCCACGTTGTATTATTCAGGCTTCTCTTGGCTGtgggtgtgtttttgttttttcctgaactGTTTGAAAGTAGGTTGTATATGTCATGCTTCTTTGTCTTTAGTATTTAGTTATTCCTTACACATGTGGAATCGGGTTAGCTCAttgggttagagtgtggtgctgacaacaccaaggtccagggtgcgATCCAGCAGccaaaacaaaccccaaaaagTGGATACAGTTAGTGAGTTTAGTAAATTCTCATCGTTAAGGATACTGTAATTGACCCTCTGTGTCAGCTTTGTTGATTGTATCagcctttttttccctcctgtgcAGGATCCATTGGAGGGTCACAGATTAGATTGTGACGCCCACCCACAGGGTCCCTTTCTGGGTGTGTGGACATAGAGCAGGGAGCTATGGGGTCGACTGTGGGCTCTGTGTTTGGGCTTTGTGGGTTTGGTCCTGGCCTCCTGACTTCATCAATCAGCTGGAAGACTGGGGACAACCTTACTGCtttgtgagcctcagttttctccagcCTAAAGTAAGAATAATGACAATACTCATCTCTGAGACCTTGGGTGCTCAGCACTATGCGTAGTACCTATTAAGCACTAAGTAAGTATCAGCTATGCATATCTTTCTGGAAATTTCCCAGTTCTCCCACCACAGAATCAAATGTCGAAAAGCTAATTCATCTTCCTGCTGCAACCTGCCTTCTCAGCTGCTCTCCCAGGCCCTGGGTCCTGCCAGAGTGATCTTCCCAAGATCCAGTACTCGTTATGTCAGCCCCTGCTGGGTAGCATTCCCTTTCTACCTGTCgagccccttctctctccccaggcACATTCCAGCTGTTCCAGgtgtcccctctcctgccccaaGCTCCCTGCCTGGAAGGCCTTCACCTTGCTCTGTCTGCAAGCCAGGTGGCCCCCATGTCTCCCATGCCCAGCCTTGCCCACCTGCCACCGCTGTCCGCTGCTGTGTAGTCATGCACTGCCCGTGCTCCAGTGGCACAGCTGACCGACGTGGTACACAGTGCCCTCTCTTCCTTAGGAGCCTGGCGAGCAGGACAAGTTTTCTTACCAGCACCCTTTGCAGTCCATCTACCTCATAGACCTTGGTAAACACTTCTAGGATGAAGGCCTTGGGAGGCAGATGGTAAACTGTTGATGGAGGTCATGGAGGGCTTCAGATATGTAACACTTAGTACCAGTATCATCTTAGAAACCAGAGGACTTTTCCCCCAGCCTCCACCCACCTTCTCCAGGGCCCATTCACACTGGGTGGAATTGGATTGCCTCTTTGCCAGAAGTTACCCAGGTCTTTTGTCATCAGGGTCTGGTCCTTTGAGACCACCTGCTCTTTTTCTGGGGTCTCCTGTAACCCCGGCTTTTGCTACCGTACCTGGCGGCAAATCTGATCTCTTTGTTATCTGCTGAGCCTAAGTCAGGCGCCTCCTCAACGGTGCAGCTAGGCCACTGCCTCTGGCCCCGCACGCCCTCTGCACTTTGACCTTTGTTGCTACTTACCTGCCTGGAATGTGCCTCCTTCCTTTCACCTCTTatctgtcctttattttgttttctttacttagttctttcttgctttcctttATAAAActctattctagaaaaactccgccatgatctttttttttttttttaaatcttagtgAACTTGTCCATCCACATGGCTTGTTAGAAACAGCAACCCTTTGCCCCAACCAGTTCCCACCTTAGGGACAACAACTTTCAACTCAGTTGACTCTTGGAATTTGCCCCCGTATCTTAAAAAACATGCTAGTATTCATACTTGGTATTTCAGTTTAGGGCAGTATCTGTTGCTTCTCATCAGGAAAAAGGAGGATTAGCTCTCTTTCAGCCCTTGAGTCCTCTCACCTCCCTTTCTTGTCCCTCACCCTCCCCAAGCAACTGCGACCATAATGTTGATGAGAGCAGCCACATGGTCAGTCGTCAGGACTGTGTGAAGGGGACTCGCAGCTCAGCGATGTCTTCTTACCTGCCGACTCTGCTTTCCTTGGAGTTTACTGATAATCTTTGTTTGCTTAAGTACTTTAACTACGAACTCAGCTCCAGGCTTCCTGCCGGTTGTCTCACTCAGGGCATTTAGCTGCACTATGGGGTCCATCAATACTGTCTTTCTGTGCAAGGCTTGGAGACTTGCTCTCCTGGGAACTCCTTTCCCCTCATCTGGGGGTCCCCTGGCCTCTTTCTGCTGGATTTCCTATGTCTGAGATCCTCTGTCTTCCTCTTTGCTGGTTCACGCCCTCATTTTGGTGGAGCACATCCTTTGGTAGCTTCTGGAGAAAGGGGTCATGGGAGGTTTGAGATCTTAAaggtctgaaaatgtctttattcccTTGATTGGTGGCTTGGCTGGGTTAGAATTctaggttattttttattttttttgagaaatctggGCTCCTGAGGGTATGTCTATAGACCCCTGGGAGTTTTGGGGATGCTGCCTAAAGAAGCAGTCGGGCACTCCATTTGTTTCCCTCAGAACTTGCAGAGTTCCATAAAATGCCGGACTGAcccactaatctttttttttttttttttaaagatgactggtaaggggatcttaacccttggcttggtgttgtcagcaccatgctgagccagtgagcgaactggccatccctatttaggacctgaacccatagccttggtgttatcagcaccgcagtctccctagtgagccacaggccagcccttgacCCACTAATCTTGATTgcaattctgttttccttttttttattgctgtccAAGGCAGGGATCAaatcttggaccttggtgttatcagcaccacgctctacccaCTGAGAAAACTGGCCAGCTTAGAATCCTAGATCAGAAGTTATCTTCCTCTAGAATTTTGACGGCATTGCTGTGTTGTCTCTTAACTTCCAGAGTTGCTGATAAGTCTGAAGCCATCTGATCCCTGACCCTTTGTGGGTGACctgtttcttctctctggaaCCTTGTAGTGTATGATCCTTTAGTCTCAGGGTAGCATGCCATGAGGACTGGGAGAGGTTATTCATTTAGCTGGCTGTTGGCAGGCACTGGCAATCTGGAAGctcagtttttggttttgttgttttgcttttcttgaacttttttttgatgattttttccTCCCATTTCTCTGTTGTGTCTTATGGGAATCCTGTTACCCCCACTGTTGGGCCTCCAGGACTGGTTTGGTTCTCtaacttttcttctcattttctttctctgctttctggACATTTCTTCAACTTTTGTCTTCCAGATCTTCTCTCAGGTTTTTTGCCTTCGTacttgcatatttttaattttggtttccttttttgtttgttgttcttttgtttttgtggctggccggtacagggatttgaggccttgaccttggtgttataacagcaagctCTAAcgagctgagctaaccagccagcctcttttTAATTCTGACAGCTTGTTTTGGTTCCCCCAAATGTCCCTTTTTCCTAACATCCTATTCTTGCTTCGTGGCTTCAAGACCTCTTATTGCCCTGAGAGTATTAATGATGGCTGTTTTCCATGTCCTCCTCTCTTAGTGGTTTTTGCTTCCCCCATGTGCTCTGTCCTCTGATCTGTTGTGCTGTTTCCTTGCAGAGGCTTTCCCAGAGTGCCTGGTGAGCTTGGTGCATGCTCTCTTTGGGGCCTCCAGAAGTTTCTTTGGGGCTGGTCATGTCCCCTGAGAAGAGTCTTCTTGTTCTGCTCAGAGGGAAAAGGCTGGCTGGCCACCTGCTGACAGCCTTAAGAACATGAACTTGCACTTAATTACCTGGGTGTCCAGTGTGCCTCAACCTACCGTCTGCTCAGAGGCCCTCTGGTTTACTTCTGCAGGTGCTCGGCTGGGCACACTTGGGGTAGG comes from Cynocephalus volans isolate mCynVol1 chromosome 6, mCynVol1.pri, whole genome shotgun sequence and encodes:
- the ATP6V0C gene encoding V-type proton ATPase 16 kDa proteolipid subunit c, which encodes MSETKPTPEYASFFAVMGASAAMVFSALGAAYGTAKSGTGIAAMSVMRPEMIMKSIIPVVMAGIIAIYGLVVAVLIANSLNEGITLYRSFLQLGAGLSVGLSGLAAGFAIGIVGDAGVRGTAQQPRLFVGMILILIFAEVLGLYGLIVALILSTK